One Gimesia aquarii DNA segment encodes these proteins:
- a CDS encoding alpha/beta hydrolase encodes MIHGTNAGPWTMSNFSEYFEQRGFRCHSPAYRHHDRPHSDDSSAILAGTSIADYVEDIIGFVKTLNTTPILVGHSLGGLIAQKLAAIGLARAIVLLNGSVNWGVLPTTRQERELGKMFMSAGSFWENTLLPDFDTMAKFGLNKLDSTEQRRVFDRLIPESGRVMFELFFWMFDENQTTKIDYDGVTCPVLMVSGSDDLAIPPSTARLIAERHGSRATFYEAESFGHYLTLEPEWKKIAEICANWMIDVKES; translated from the coding sequence CTGATTCACGGCACCAACGCAGGGCCTTGGACAATGTCGAATTTCTCTGAGTATTTCGAGCAAAGAGGATTTCGTTGCCATAGCCCGGCTTACCGCCATCACGATAGACCACATTCGGACGATTCCTCAGCGATTCTCGCCGGAACGAGCATAGCGGATTATGTTGAAGACATTATTGGATTCGTGAAGACTTTGAACACGACACCGATCCTCGTCGGGCATTCACTAGGAGGATTGATCGCACAAAAGTTGGCGGCCATCGGCCTTGCCCGCGCCATAGTGCTGCTGAATGGCAGCGTTAATTGGGGTGTTCTTCCAACGACCAGGCAGGAGCGCGAACTTGGCAAGATGTTTATGTCGGCGGGCTCATTCTGGGAAAACACTTTGCTGCCCGATTTCGATACCATGGCCAAATTTGGTCTCAACAAGCTGGATTCGACCGAGCAACGACGGGTTTTCGATCGCTTGATACCGGAATCAGGCCGCGTAATGTTCGAGCTATTCTTTTGGATGTTCGATGAGAATCAGACCACAAAGATTGATTACGACGGAGTTACTTGTCCTGTCTTGATGGTGTCCGGCTCTGATGACTTGGCAATTCCTCCCTCAACAGCTCGCCTCATTGCCGAACGACATGGTTCGCGGGCAACCTTCTATGAGGCCGAGAGTTTTGGCCATTATCTGACTCTAGAACCCGAATGGAAGAAGATCGCGGAGATCTGTGCCAACTGGATGATTGATGTCAAAGAAAGTTGA
- the pth2 gene encoding aminoacyl-tRNA hydrolase, with protein sequence MTNEWTKPEYVEAYLAHMKCIPHRTEGEATLLSEIPKETKRVLDLGCGDGHLMSLILSRCPNAIGVGLDFSTAMLEQARQRFGNSDRVMLVEHNMDDQLLDLGEFDCIVSSFAIHHCSHQRKRELYKEVFSSLEAGGVFCNLEHVSSPTQRVHDRFLQEMGMTPEDEDPSNKLLDVETQLRWLKEIGFEDVDCNWKWRELALLSGHKTYPGHLQTAKRSGQTKQVLVMRHDLKMRRGKQIAQGSHASMSFICHRLKQRDSFSMDDFSEVEQGWMNGSFAKVCCRVNSKEELIAIHDSAVEANLEVHLITDSGKTEFHGEPTQTCLAIGPDDAEKIDAITGELQLL encoded by the coding sequence ATGACCAACGAATGGACAAAGCCGGAATACGTTGAAGCATATCTGGCCCATATGAAGTGCATACCCCATCGAACCGAAGGAGAGGCAACATTGCTCTCAGAAATCCCCAAGGAGACGAAACGGGTACTGGACCTCGGCTGTGGAGACGGTCATTTGATGTCGTTAATCCTCTCTCGTTGTCCGAACGCAATCGGCGTTGGTCTTGACTTTTCAACGGCGATGTTGGAGCAAGCTCGACAACGCTTCGGGAATAGTGATCGAGTCATGCTTGTTGAGCACAACATGGACGACCAGCTACTTGATCTCGGAGAATTCGACTGCATTGTTTCGAGTTTCGCCATCCATCACTGCTCACATCAGCGGAAACGGGAGCTTTATAAAGAGGTCTTTTCATCGTTGGAAGCAGGAGGCGTATTTTGCAACCTCGAACACGTCTCTTCCCCGACCCAGCGAGTTCACGACCGATTCCTCCAAGAGATGGGCATGACGCCCGAGGACGAAGACCCGTCGAATAAACTGTTGGATGTAGAAACACAATTGCGATGGCTGAAAGAGATTGGCTTTGAAGACGTGGATTGCAATTGGAAGTGGCGAGAGCTTGCACTACTGTCGGGGCACAAGACATATCCTGGTCACCTTCAGACGGCGAAACGATCTGGACAAACCAAACAGGTCCTCGTCATGCGGCACGACTTGAAGATGCGTCGAGGCAAACAGATTGCCCAAGGTTCGCACGCTTCGATGTCGTTTATTTGTCATCGATTAAAGCAGCGCGATTCATTCTCGATGGACGATTTCTCAGAGGTTGAACAAGGCTGGATGAATGGATCCTTCGCAAAAGTTTGCTGCCGGGTGAACAGCAAGGAAGAATTGATAGCCATTCACGACAGCGCCGTCGAAGCTAACCTGGAAGTTCATCTCATCACAGACAGTGGCAAGACCGAATTCCATGGAGAGCCGACGCAAACCTGTCTGGCAATCGGTCCTGATGATGCCGAGAAAATCGATGCCATCACTGGTGAACTACAATTACTGTGA
- a CDS encoding methyltransferase — protein MDITTSLGLIASGIAVTTAIYGVCKYIRNLIMYLSLPDYLTGLYTGFYIQNQTSKINFDVVEIKKKIGGLMGRTIYAHSLNFDYHFTAYKLQGTKNVYEGKWHNQHTKKYMGSFQFRIIKEGSNVLIVGGWIGPNEEERIKFGDWKLRKSEIQELPKKLEPKKKNERILEDIIRRHESEPECVERIKNLRFSIPKGVFNPIRGKISIPLMEKVKDQVGFPDLVLDLGCGCGLYALYFAQYGEATHVFASDSNRASLNAAKLNASYNRVEDKITFIESRSDQIYHGIPKDKKFDLIIANLPFTAKENCIKYENSPYFHCFSADSKLYFNLVLGAQFHLKDNGFLFFTFGESGYEDELHDFLGLANLQYTIVERRVEKDDVFLIYKAWIKESLSKRWS, from the coding sequence ATGGATATTACGACTTCATTGGGACTCATTGCCTCTGGGATAGCTGTCACAACTGCGATCTACGGTGTTTGCAAATACATCAGAAACTTGATTATGTATTTGTCATTGCCTGATTATTTAACGGGATTATACACTGGCTTTTATATTCAAAACCAAACTTCAAAGATAAATTTTGACGTTGTTGAAATCAAAAAAAAGATCGGTGGATTGATGGGTAGAACAATATATGCACATAGTTTAAACTTTGACTATCATTTCACAGCGTACAAACTTCAAGGAACTAAAAACGTGTACGAGGGGAAATGGCATAACCAGCATACAAAAAAATATATGGGGTCATTTCAGTTCAGAATAATAAAAGAAGGAAGCAACGTACTCATTGTGGGTGGATGGATTGGTCCAAATGAAGAAGAGAGAATAAAATTTGGAGACTGGAAGCTTAGAAAATCTGAGATTCAAGAGCTGCCTAAAAAACTAGAGCCAAAAAAGAAAAACGAGCGAATTCTTGAGGATATTATAAGAAGACATGAGTCAGAGCCTGAATGCGTAGAAAGAATTAAAAATCTTAGATTCTCAATACCTAAAGGAGTATTCAATCCAATCAGAGGAAAGATAAGTATACCTCTTATGGAAAAAGTTAAAGATCAAGTAGGTTTTCCTGATTTAGTTCTCGACCTAGGTTGTGGGTGTGGGTTGTATGCACTTTATTTTGCTCAATATGGGGAGGCTACTCATGTTTTTGCTTCTGATTCAAATAGAGCTTCATTGAATGCAGCAAAATTAAATGCAAGCTATAATAGAGTTGAAGATAAAATCACATTCATAGAATCTAGGTCAGACCAAATTTATCATGGTATCCCTAAAGATAAAAAATTTGACCTTATAATTGCTAACCTACCTTTTACCGCAAAAGAAAACTGCATCAAATATGAAAACAGTCCTTACTTTCACTGCTTTTCCGCAGATAGTAAGCTTTACTTTAATCTTGTACTAGGGGCGCAGTTTCATCTTAAAGATAACGGTTTTCTTTTTTTTACTTTCGGAGAAAGTGGATATGAAGATGAATTGCATGATTTTTTAGGATTGGCAAATCTTCAGTATACCATTGTTGAAAGGAGAGTTGAAAAGGATGACGTGTTCCTCATTTATAAGGCGTGGATAAAAGAAAGTCTTTCTAAAAGATGGTCTTAA
- a CDS encoding DUF4062 domain-containing protein: MQKRFQIFVSSTYADLKEERQKVIQTLMEMDCIPAGMELFPAADEEQFEFIKRIIDDCDYYLLIIGGRYGSLTSEGISYTEKEYEYAVSIGLKVLAFVHEKPEEIPVGKSEIDQALREKLDDFRTKVSDSRLVKFWSHATELPGLVSLSLSKTIKLYPAIGWVRANNIASEDLLVDVNTMRKENDALKLKLKNLQSVEPPPELNLASMDEFYEIRVSWSGTYAGSETFKVSWSTLFSIIAPSLMEHPFDQKVSSILAEGMYKKERKDSSIPFHIEVEKEDFETVRVQLSTYGLINVEYKKATQGEMALFWSLTPKGEQLMLQLRTIKATEN; the protein is encoded by the coding sequence ATGCAAAAAAGATTTCAAATCTTTGTCAGTTCTACATATGCAGATCTAAAAGAAGAACGGCAAAAAGTCATCCAAACATTAATGGAAATGGATTGTATCCCTGCGGGAATGGAATTGTTCCCCGCTGCAGATGAAGAACAATTTGAGTTTATCAAACGAATAATTGATGACTGTGATTATTACCTTTTAATTATTGGGGGAAGATACGGCTCCCTTACTTCAGAAGGAATTAGTTACACAGAAAAAGAATATGAGTATGCCGTCTCCATCGGATTAAAGGTTTTAGCTTTTGTGCATGAAAAACCAGAGGAGATACCCGTTGGTAAATCAGAGATCGATCAAGCATTGCGTGAAAAGCTGGATGATTTTCGAACAAAAGTTTCAGATAGTCGATTGGTAAAATTTTGGAGTCATGCGACTGAACTTCCTGGATTAGTTTCACTAAGCCTATCTAAAACAATAAAACTTTATCCAGCAATTGGATGGGTACGCGCAAATAATATCGCAAGTGAAGATTTGCTTGTTGATGTGAATACGATGAGAAAAGAAAATGATGCATTAAAACTTAAGCTCAAAAACCTCCAATCAGTAGAACCACCACCTGAATTAAATTTGGCGTCAATGGATGAGTTTTATGAAATCAGGGTTTCGTGGTCAGGGACATATGCAGGGAGTGAAACGTTTAAGGTTAGTTGGTCCACACTTTTTTCAATAATTGCTCCTAGCTTGATGGAACATCCATTCGATCAAAAGGTTAGCAGTATTCTTGCAGAAGGCATGTACAAAAAAGAACGAAAGGATTCGAGTATTCCATTTCACATAGAAGTCGAAAAAGAAGATTTTGAGACTGTGAGAGTTCAGCTATCTACTTATGGACTTATTAATGTCGAATACAAAAAAGCCACCCAGGGGGAAATGGCTCTTTTTTGGTCATTGACCCCGAAGGGAGAACAGTTAATGCTGCAATTACGAACGATCAAGGCAACAGAAAATTAG
- a CDS encoding polymorphic toxin-type HINT domain-containing protein codes for MLDSVNPFNDLISVPDIGALFGNQDDYDAAYAIGAAGGTAIVLTASVFGPGLVQCGSWGQKALIAYEGADIVGGLATAGKSISSGNFGLSDAVNIAGAVLSVGGLKNALGACFVGDTLVVVPDHMNFQSEVAGLASDPERDSEWNFSTMLLAAISVPVGLTGFGLLEKKKKKQQPFAKLDHLFAENDFHELWHPQSDVPRNGRSQYFPVNRGSQTELLSNQELSFAKIKEPQHQLRKQTEMHRPHLQNNVVQKQNRSHLAGGISVVGLLCLLGTFLVSGSLFWLAAPKAEPKTPVVASATVPLTHKRIQDIQPGQWVKADNPVEEDDTEFGKHVDPATWKLLKLKAPKLDGTLANVSLLRPNHWLTQQSATVGGTVYISVPECGIDGNATVLSIEACPPIAANPGPGFQVVTGTFQHQAAKILDIAVEGESKPISTTPNHPFWSVDRQEFVRADSLTVGERLQSLNGITTVMKISPRGPPEPVYNLEVQVKHTYYVADSGVLVHNGKNCGVGESVYQHTDDAGNVNYIGITNNLKTRSGAHRLDASKTGTTMKPITNKLTHDQARTIEAKLIRQRLRAARTKGLINGFEPVAEQLKKAGLLNKNRGRDPSRWIDVDPKDFLKELGESFNIRTLGGN; via the coding sequence ATGCTCGATTCGGTTAATCCATTTAACGACTTGATCAGCGTCCCCGATATCGGAGCGCTATTCGGTAATCAGGATGATTATGACGCTGCCTACGCCATCGGTGCCGCCGGTGGAACGGCGATCGTGCTCACTGCTTCCGTATTCGGACCTGGTTTGGTCCAATGTGGTTCCTGGGGCCAGAAAGCCCTGATTGCTTATGAAGGCGCCGACATCGTTGGTGGTTTGGCAACCGCAGGAAAATCCATTTCCAGTGGAAACTTTGGTCTCTCAGACGCGGTCAATATCGCCGGAGCGGTCCTCTCCGTCGGCGGCTTGAAAAATGCATTAGGCGCTTGTTTTGTCGGTGACACACTGGTGGTCGTTCCCGATCATATGAACTTCCAATCTGAAGTGGCGGGGTTAGCCTCTGATCCCGAACGAGATTCAGAGTGGAACTTTTCCACGATGTTGCTCGCAGCAATCTCAGTCCCTGTTGGCCTGACTGGTTTTGGGTTACTGGAAAAGAAGAAAAAGAAACAACAGCCGTTTGCCAAATTGGATCATCTTTTCGCCGAGAATGATTTCCATGAACTTTGGCATCCCCAATCGGATGTTCCACGAAATGGTCGATCTCAGTATTTTCCAGTGAATCGAGGCTCACAAACCGAATTGTTATCGAACCAGGAATTGTCATTTGCTAAAATCAAAGAACCACAGCATCAGCTTAGAAAGCAGACTGAAATGCACAGACCGCATTTACAAAATAATGTTGTCCAAAAACAAAACCGATCTCATCTGGCCGGTGGTATCAGCGTTGTTGGCTTACTTTGCTTACTGGGGACGTTTCTTGTTTCAGGCAGTCTGTTCTGGCTGGCGGCTCCCAAGGCAGAACCAAAGACACCCGTCGTTGCCTCAGCAACCGTTCCCTTAACCCACAAACGAATTCAGGATATTCAACCCGGCCAATGGGTCAAAGCCGATAATCCTGTCGAAGAAGACGACACCGAGTTTGGTAAACATGTTGATCCAGCCACCTGGAAACTTCTGAAGCTCAAAGCACCCAAGCTGGATGGTACTTTGGCCAACGTCAGCCTGTTACGCCCCAACCACTGGTTAACCCAACAGTCGGCCACTGTTGGCGGCACCGTTTATATCTCCGTCCCCGAATGCGGCATTGATGGCAACGCCACAGTGCTTTCCATTGAAGCCTGTCCGCCCATTGCTGCCAACCCCGGCCCCGGTTTCCAGGTCGTTACCGGTACGTTCCAACATCAGGCTGCCAAGATACTGGATATCGCCGTCGAAGGCGAATCAAAACCGATCAGCACCACGCCAAACCACCCCTTCTGGAGTGTCGATCGCCAAGAATTCGTGCGAGCAGACAGCCTGACAGTAGGTGAGCGTTTGCAATCATTAAACGGTATTACAACCGTCATGAAAATAAGTCCCCGCGGCCCGCCCGAACCGGTTTATAACCTCGAAGTCCAAGTCAAACACACCTACTACGTTGCTGATTCCGGTGTGCTGGTTCATAATGGGAAAAATTGTGGTGTTGGCGAAAGTGTGTATCAACATACCGACGACGCCGGAAATGTGAATTACATTGGTATTACCAACAATTTAAAAACTCGATCTGGTGCACATCGACTCGATGCCTCAAAAACTGGTACGACGATGAAACCCATTACCAATAAATTAACACATGACCAAGCAAGAACAATTGAGGCAAAGCTGATTCGACAGAGGCTACGCGCTGCACGTACCAAAGGATTAATCAATGGATTTGAGCCGGTTGCAGAACAGCTGAAAAAAGCAGGATTGTTGAATAAAAACCGCGGACGTGATCCAAGCCGCTGGATAGACGTGGATCCTAAAGATTTCCTAAAGGAATTAGGTGAGTCATTTAACATACGCACTTTAGGTGGAAACTAA
- a CDS encoding DUF4259 domain-containing protein, translating to MGSWGYKTFEDDTTCDWLYDLYEAEDPHSFLLSSLNPGQSDGFLDDLDCSKVLGAAETVFSLLFQVRDNPPEEFKEWIQKNQDLPVNDLKSNCIHSLKRVLSEDSELNNIWSDSGEDYRNWKNNIQMMIDAFDPNPLL from the coding sequence ATGGGATCCTGGGGATACAAAACTTTTGAAGACGATACCACATGCGACTGGCTCTATGATTTGTATGAAGCCGAGGATCCCCATAGTTTCCTGCTTTCATCCCTCAATCCTGGGCAAAGCGATGGTTTTCTGGATGATCTTGACTGCTCTAAAGTTTTGGGAGCAGCAGAAACGGTTTTCTCATTACTGTTTCAGGTCCGGGACAATCCGCCTGAAGAGTTTAAGGAGTGGATTCAAAAAAATCAGGATCTTCCAGTGAACGATTTAAAGTCAAATTGTATTCACTCCCTCAAACGAGTGTTGTCAGAAGATTCCGAGTTAAATAATATCTGGTCAGATTCGGGAGAAGATTACAGAAACTGGAAAAACAATATTCAAATGATGATCGATGCGTTCGACCCCAATCCTCTCTTATGA
- a CDS encoding polymorphic toxin-type HINT domain-containing protein produces the protein MCWLAVGLTLTGFGVMQVRRLRKKSTNRFQPVLTNSHDHIFSDHRVMDEILFKPQDCNPKQPQLFSLHLPVNERTNLRPQHSMIRNDHSHNQPKTTPNKGEPMIHPEKRSKPLSRMMSVFSILLCFSIGGFCLFKSGIGQSIEQPAVAMSATSEQSPQPQFKLKSVADYKVGDTIMAFNHETGQREQKTVTQTFKRQVDHLCILEVEAEDGSTQTIKTTNEHPFWSTAANDYIEAKSLKPGTKLEGANGHFITVKSNHYEPHPEGITVYNVEVKGPHNYFVAANGYRGPPVLAHNTCTGYRVMSPDEFKDASKGKWADSKLVKGDPAEAGKKWFWDNKASAEKWKKFLEKSGEKNLVIAKVRINGSMSQYDSFYHGAECTAFHIPLGDLAKALLLPY, from the coding sequence ATGTGCTGGTTAGCCGTCGGTTTAACTCTGACTGGTTTTGGCGTGATGCAGGTCCGCCGTCTCAGGAAGAAATCAACGAATCGCTTCCAGCCTGTGCTGACTAACTCTCACGATCATATTTTCAGTGATCACCGCGTAATGGATGAGATTCTGTTTAAGCCTCAAGACTGCAATCCAAAGCAGCCCCAACTTTTCTCTTTGCACCTACCCGTCAATGAGCGCACAAATTTGCGCCCACAGCACTCGATGATACGCAACGACCATTCACACAACCAACCAAAAACCACTCCGAATAAAGGAGAACCAATGATACATCCAGAAAAACGATCCAAACCACTGTCACGCATGATGAGTGTCTTCTCAATCTTGCTCTGCTTTTCGATAGGCGGGTTTTGCCTGTTTAAGTCCGGCATCGGCCAGTCAATCGAGCAGCCGGCGGTCGCGATGTCGGCTACGAGTGAGCAATCACCGCAGCCACAGTTCAAGCTCAAGTCGGTGGCCGATTACAAAGTCGGCGACACCATCATGGCCTTCAATCATGAAACCGGCCAGCGCGAACAAAAGACCGTTACTCAGACCTTTAAACGACAAGTCGATCATCTTTGCATTCTGGAAGTCGAAGCCGAGGATGGTTCGACGCAAACCATCAAAACCACGAACGAACATCCCTTCTGGTCAACTGCCGCCAACGATTACATTGAAGCCAAATCCTTGAAACCCGGCACGAAACTGGAAGGAGCTAACGGCCACTTCATCACCGTCAAATCCAACCACTACGAACCTCACCCCGAAGGTATTACCGTCTACAACGTTGAGGTAAAAGGCCCACACAACTACTTCGTCGCCGCAAATGGCTATCGCGGACCACCGGTTTTAGCGCATAATACGTGTACTGGTTATCGAGTTATGTCACCGGATGAGTTTAAGGACGCTAGTAAAGGTAAGTGGGCTGACAGTAAACTAGTAAAAGGTGACCCTGCCGAAGCAGGTAAAAAATGGTTTTGGGATAATAAGGCTTCAGCAGAGAAATGGAAGAAATTCTTGGAAAAATCTGGAGAGAAAAACCTTGTTATTGCTAAGGTTAGAATAAATGGCTCGATGTCACAGTATGATTCTTTTTATCATGGTGCTGAATGCACAGCGTTTCACATTCCTTTAGGGGACCTTGCAAAGGCACTTTTACTTCCATATTAG
- a CDS encoding polymorphic toxin-type HINT domain-containing protein: MLAIKACPPIAANPGPGFQVVTGTFQHQAAKILDINVEGESKPIGTTPNHPFWSVDRQEFVRADSLTVGEHLQTLKGITTITKISPRGPPEPVYNLEVQVKHTYYVADTGVLVHNRAPCSAGGGADINRALQNMTSDEARRIQNAANRIRKPIHLVGSRAGGSKLPRIDSDWDFVIEANNKIRRSASRSLPGGKSIQRGEAWNQDLFKGPLKEHLPHITFYPE, from the coding sequence GTGCTGGCAATTAAAGCCTGTCCGCCCATCGCCGCCAACCCCGGACCCGGTTTCCAGGTCGTCACAGGTACCTTCCAACATCAAGCTGCCAAGATTCTGGATATCAACGTCGAAGGCGAATCAAAACCGATCGGCACTACGCCAAACCACCCCTTCTGGAGTGTCGACCGCCAAGAATTTGTGAGAGCAGATAGCCTGACTGTGGGAGAGCATTTGCAAACCCTAAAGGGCATCACGACCATCACTAAAATCAGCCCTCGTGGTCCTCCTGAACCCGTTTATAACCTCGAAGTTCAAGTCAAACATACCTACTATGTTGCCGATACTGGTGTGCTGGTTCATAATAGAGCGCCTTGTTCTGCTGGTGGTGGGGCTGACATAAACCGAGCATTACAAAATATGACGTCGGATGAAGCTCGTCGAATTCAGAATGCAGCAAATCGTATCCGTAAACCCATTCACCTTGTAGGCAGCCGTGCAGGAGGAAGCAAACTGCCAAGAATTGATTCTGATTGGGATTTTGTGATTGAAGCAAATAATAAAATCAGAAGAAGTGCATCTCGTTCACTCCCAGGAGGAAAGTCAATCCAAAGAGGCGAGGCTTGGAATCAAGATCTCTTTAAAGGACCACTTAAAGAACACTTACCACATATTACTTTTTATCCAGAGTGA
- a CDS encoding DUF6959 family protein, producing MKKITVELYTDQKNGAVLKLPNRQYPGVLIQGDTLHILIDDLNEALEECRLLTGSEDVCEGLEYIIDRLASYKNKYDKVISASQKDENNK from the coding sequence ATGAAAAAGATTACTGTGGAATTATATACAGATCAAAAAAATGGGGCTGTCTTGAAGTTACCTAATAGACAATATCCTGGAGTTCTAATCCAGGGAGACACATTACATATTCTAATTGACGATCTCAATGAAGCACTTGAAGAATGTAGATTACTTACAGGGAGTGAAGACGTTTGCGAAGGTTTGGAATATATAATTGATAGGCTTGCTTCATATAAAAACAAATATGACAAGGTAATTAGTGCTTCTCAAAAAGATGAAAATAATAAGTAA
- a CDS encoding CPCC family cysteine-rich protein translates to MTSIIENNLTTNRRVTCFVCGHRTLDKRCDWDICPVCCWEDDVLVIDEQDKRSPANKGMMVSEAQANFVLFGASTEQRKDRCRSPRSDESLDPNWRLLAEAVQTIQSRK, encoded by the coding sequence GTGACTTCAATAATAGAAAATAATTTGACTACGAATAGACGTGTAACCTGTTTTGTTTGTGGGCATAGGACACTTGATAAACGGTGTGACTGGGATATTTGTCCTGTGTGCTGTTGGGAGGACGATGTGCTGGTAATTGATGAACAAGACAAAAGGTCTCCAGCAAATAAAGGGATGATGGTGTCAGAGGCACAAGCTAACTTCGTTTTGTTTGGTGCAAGTACTGAACAAAGAAAAGATCGTTGTCGATCGCCTAGATCAGACGAATCACTAGACCCAAATTGGCGACTACTCGCTGAAGCAGTTCAGACAATTCAGTCGAGGAAGTAG
- a CDS encoding DUF4259 domain-containing protein, translating to MGSWGYKTFEDDTTCDWLYDLYEAEDPHSFLLSSLNPGQSDGFLDDLDCSKVLGAAETVFSLLFQVRDNPPEEFKEWIQKNQDLPVNDLKSNCIHSLKRVLSEDSELNNIWSDSGEDYRNWKNNIQMMIDAFDPNPLL from the coding sequence ATGGGATCCTGGGGATACAAAACTTTTGAAGACGATACCACATGCGACTGGCTCTATGATTTGTATGAAGCCGAGGATCCCCATAGTTTCCTGCTTTCATCCCTCAATCCTGGGCAAAGCGATGGTTTTCTGGATGATCTTGACTGCTCTAAAGTTTTGGGAGCAGCAGAAACGGTTTTCTCATTACTGTTTCAGGTCCGGGACAATCCGCCTGAAGAGTTTAAGGAGTGGATTCAAAAAAATCAGGATCTTCCAGTGAACGATTTAAAGTCAAATTGTATTCACTCCCTCAAACGAGTGTTGTCAGAAGATTCCGAGTTAAATAATATCTGGTCAGATTCGGGAGAAGATTACAGAAACTGGAAAAACAATATTCAAATGATGATCGATGCGTTCGATCCCAATCCTCTCTTATGA